A single genomic interval of Eurosta solidaginis isolate ZX-2024a chromosome 3, ASM4086904v1, whole genome shotgun sequence harbors:
- the LOC137246890 gene encoding seminase-like → MNSRTHIVLLLVLLSCLLRNTIAHDRIVNGTPSNINVSPYMVSLRNVGRYFCSGGLVTLKLVITAAHCLVHFPVEDVSVVAGVTSLQETGQRRRVQTLYYSKSYNATSRNMDIGAIKVRRAFIAGPTVATIPLCRRRLTIGTKVRVSGWGVTHENNTDFTDILRTAVMPIVRRQFCAYHYKTVSMILSPSMICAGRGGIDACIGDSGAPGVVNGQLCGVVSFGVGCARKNYPGVYTKINNAKVRRFIRNVMNR, encoded by the coding sequence ATGAATTCACGGACTCATATCGTGCTCCTGCTTGTCCTGCTTAGCTGCCTCTTAAGAAATACAATTGCGCATGATCGCATTGTTAATGGCACGCCTTCAAATATAAATGTTAGCCCGTATATGGTGTCATTACGTAATGTAGGCAGATATTTTTGCTCGGGTGGATTGGTCACACTAAAATTAGTGATTACAGCTGCACATTGTCTAGTGCATTTTCCTGTGGAGGACGTTAGCGTTGTAGCTGGTGTAACCAGTTTACAGGAAACTGGACAACGTCGCAGAGTTCAGACATTATATTATTCAAAATCTTATAATGCCACATCAAGAAATATGGATATAGGCGCTATTAAGGTACGCAGAGCTTTCATCGCTGGTCCAACTGTTGCCACGATACCACTTTGCCGTAGAAGATTAACAATAGGCACAAAAGTACGTGTCAGTGGTTGGGGTGTAACACATGAAAATAATACAGATTTTACGGATATACTACGAACTGCTGTTATGCCTATAGTAAGACGGCAGTTTTGTGCGTACCATTATAAGACCGTATCGATGATATTGTCTCCATCAATGATTTGTGCGGGACGTGGCGGAATTGATGCGTGTATTGGAGATTCAGGAGCACCGGGTGTGGTGAATGGTCAACTTTGTGGGGTAGTATCATTTGGAGTGGGTTGTGCGCGTAAAAATTATCCTGGcgtatatacaaaaataaataatgcaaAAGTGCGACGATTTATAAGAAATGTGATGAATCGTTAG